The Cloacibacillus sp. An23 genome segment CAAAGTCAACGACATTATATCAAAGCCAACGATAGAAAGAAAGGTTGCAAAGCGCCGCTAAAGCGCGGCGGAAGAGCTAGCCGAGGTAGGCGAGCAGGATGCCGCCGGCGAGGACGGAGCCGATCTGTCCGGCGACGTTCGCGCCGACCGCGTGCATCAGAAGATGGTTGCCCGGGTCGGCCTGCTGTCCGAGACGCTGAATGACGCGCGCCGACATCGGGAATGCGGAGATTCCGGCCGCGCCGACCATCGGGTTGACCTTTTTGTCCTTCGGCAGGAAGAGGTTCAGTATCTTGGCCGTGATGACGCCGCCCGCGGTGTCGAGCACGAAGGCTATGAGCCCCATGCCGATGATGGCGAGCGTTCCGAGGTTGACGAACTTCTCGCCGGTCATCGTCGCAGAAATGGAGAAGCCGAGGAGTATCGTGACGATGTTGGCCATTTCGTTCTGGGCGGCCTGCGAGAGACGCTCGGTGACGCCGCTGACGCGGAGCACGTTGCCGAACATGACGAAGCCGAGCAGCGCGACGGAGGCAGGAGCTATAAGACCGCCGATAATCGTTATCGCTATCGGGAACAGGAAGAGCTTGGTCTTGGAGACCGGACGCGGCGCGTAAGGCATCCTCATCTTACGCTCTTTCTCGGTCGTGAGCGCCTTGATGACGGGCGGCTGAATGAGCGGGACGAGCGCCATATAGGTATAGGCCGCGACTGAAATCGGGCCGAGCAGGTTCGGAGCGAAGCGCGTCGAGACGTATATCGAGGTCGGGCCGTCGGCGGCTCCGATTATCCCTATCGAGGCGGCCTCATATATGTTGTAGTCGAATATGAAGTAGGCGATGCCCATCGTGAGGAATATGCCCGCCTGCGCCGTAATTCCGAAGAGGAATACCTTCGGGTTCGCCAGCAGCGGCGTGAAGTCGCACATCGCGCCGACGGCGACGAGTATCAGCAGCGGGAATATCTCGGTCGCTATACCGAGGTCGAAGAACATCTGGAGAGCGCCGTGAACGACGCTGCCGCCTTCTATTATCTGATCGAGCGCCGAGGAAAGCGGAAGGTTTACAAGTATCGTGCCGAAACCCATCGGCAGAAGCAGGTTAGGCTCGAAGTCCTTCTTTACGGCCATGTACATCAGAAGGCCGCCCACACATATCATTACCAGGCTCTGATAGGTTATCGCTTGGAAAGTTGCTACAAATGATTCCAATCTAGCGTCACCGCTCCTTTATAAGATTTAATACGGGGGTTACTATACCATAAAATTATCTGAAACGTGCTCCGTATTTTATCCGCCTGTGAAAAAATCATGTAAAATAAATTTGTGGAGATGGTGAAAAAAATGTTGATACGGTCGTGCAAAGAAAGCGTTATTATATATGTTTGCCGCCGCGCGTTCATATCCGCGCTTCAGCGTTCGGAGTAACGGCGGGCATGCGCTTTCCCGACGCGCTGCGCGCGCTGAACTCGCGCAACTACCGGCTCTTCTTTACAGCGCAGACCATATCCATGACCGGGCTCTGGATGTACCGCGTCGCGATAGGCTGGCTGGTCTTCCGCCTCACGGATTCCAACAGCGCGCTCGGCCTCATGGATTTCGTAGCATCTCTGCCGATTTTCTTCCTTTCGCCGCTCGCGGGCGCGGTCGTGGAACGGCTCGACCTTCGGAAACTCATCTTCCGCACGCAGGCCTGCTGTATGTGCATCGCCTTCGCGTTCGCCTTTCTGACCTTCACGGACCTCATAACCTACGAGATAATTTTAGCCCTCGTCCTCGCGCGCGGGCTGCTCGACGCATTCGAGATGCCGGCGCGCTATTCGCTCGTCTCCTACATGGTGGACGCGAAGGAGGACGTCGGCAACGCCGTCGCGCTGAACTCGACGCTTTTCAACACGGCTCGCATGATAGGGCCGACGGTCGGCGGCTTCGTCATCCACGCCTTCGGCGAGGCTTTCTGCTTCTTCTCCAACAGCTTCTGCTATCTCAGCACGCTGTGGGCGCTCAGCAGGATGCGGCTCTCG includes the following:
- a CDS encoding sodium ion-translocating decarboxylase subunit beta, whose translation is MICVGGLLMYMAVKKDFEPNLLLPMGFGTILVNLPLSSALDQIIEGGSVVHGALQMFFDLGIATEIFPLLILVAVGAMCDFTPLLANPKVFLFGITAQAGIFLTMGIAYFIFDYNIYEAASIGIIGAADGPTSIYVSTRFAPNLLGPISVAAYTYMALVPLIQPPVIKALTTEKERKMRMPYAPRPVSKTKLFLFPIAITIIGGLIAPASVALLGFVMFGNVLRVSGVTERLSQAAQNEMANIVTILLGFSISATMTGEKFVNLGTLAIIGMGLIAFVLDTAGGVITAKILNLFLPKDKKVNPMVGAAGISAFPMSARVIQRLGQQADPGNHLLMHAVGANVAGQIGSVLAGGILLAYLG